Proteins from one Bacteriovorax sp. BAL6_X genomic window:
- a CDS encoding Kazal-type serine protease inhibitor, which yields MSKLISVIFLAVIAMNVSAKEIILNGDLLDSQSFRGRIFKVIITEQNEEIELVNEYFEAQSCEDGQFALKQQGLGKYKLEAVLNCKNWVDEPRQLKVCPEIFAPVCGAVSGIDGEAYISFPNSCELYRAKAIYVNEGRCE from the coding sequence ATGAGTAAATTAATTTCAGTTATTTTTCTTGCAGTAATAGCAATGAATGTAAGCGCAAAAGAAATTATCCTTAATGGTGATCTATTAGATTCTCAATCATTTAGAGGAAGAATCTTCAAAGTTATTATCACTGAGCAAAATGAAGAAATCGAATTAGTTAATGAGTACTTTGAAGCTCAAAGCTGTGAAGATGGACAATTTGCTCTTAAGCAGCAAGGACTAGGTAAGTATAAGCTTGAGGCCGTTCTTAACTGCAAGAACTGGGTTGATGAGCCAAGACAACTTAAGGTATGTCCTGAGATTTTCGCTCCTGTTTGTGGTGCTGTTAGTGGTATCGACGGTGAAGCGTATATTAGCTTTCCAAATTCGTGTGAACTATATCGTGCAAAGGCCATTTATGTAAATGAAGGCCGCTGCGAGTAA
- a CDS encoding LysR family transcriptional regulator, with protein MNIDYISIPTLRVFIEVYETMNMSQSAKNLSMTQPGVSQHIKSLEGLLQISLFDRINKKVLPTEQAHWLYRECRQILENLEKALGEVSAKKNTLKGTLHIGMPIEFGNNRLLPIIADWLKLHPEVSIQINYDHAARQSQLLLNGGLDFAITDSFNFPKQIATKNLSSERLILCCSNEYATQHGLSENAKFKKADELDFIAYLEGSPVITSWFKYHLNKNFHKQPKAQLMDVQGVLRLTLAGVGISVLPLHVIERSDNKSRLMLFKGSKEHMINELNLAYLNARKLGPVASSLFEFLTKNI; from the coding sequence ATGAATATTGACTATATTTCTATTCCTACTTTACGTGTATTCATCGAAGTTTATGAAACGATGAATATGTCTCAGTCGGCGAAAAACCTTTCCATGACTCAACCTGGAGTCTCTCAGCACATTAAATCCCTTGAGGGACTACTGCAAATATCACTCTTTGACCGAATCAATAAAAAGGTTTTGCCAACAGAGCAGGCCCACTGGCTTTACCGAGAGTGTCGCCAAATTCTTGAAAATTTAGAGAAGGCGCTTGGAGAAGTTTCTGCAAAGAAAAATACTCTAAAAGGGACACTTCATATTGGAATGCCTATTGAATTTGGTAATAATAGACTCTTACCTATTATAGCCGATTGGTTAAAATTACACCCAGAAGTATCTATTCAAATCAACTATGATCATGCCGCTAGACAAAGCCAACTTCTTTTAAATGGTGGATTAGACTTTGCTATCACGGATAGCTTTAACTTTCCAAAACAGATTGCAACAAAGAATTTATCAAGTGAGCGACTTATTCTTTGCTGCTCAAATGAATATGCAACCCAACATGGATTGAGTGAGAATGCAAAATTTAAGAAAGCAGACGAGTTAGACTTCATTGCTTACCTTGAAGGTTCTCCCGTTATCACTAGTTGGTTCAAGTACCACTTAAATAAGAACTTCCACAAACAGCCAAAGGCCCAACTAATGGACGTTCAAGGGGTACTACGTCTTACGCTTGCAGGTGTTGGTATCTCAGTTTTACCTCTGCACGTAATTGAGCGCTCTGATAACAAATCAAGACTGATGCTTTTTAAGGGTTCAAAAGAACATATGATAAACGAGTTAAACCTCGCCTACTTAAATGCTAGAAAGCTTGGTCCAGTGGCCTCTAGTTTGTTTGAATTTTTAACAAAAAATATTTAA
- a CDS encoding rhomboid family intramembrane serine protease yields the protein MQNIYLPPLTKVNKYLIGIIVASFVISAVFAQFLNISLVNILGLNVSALRMGLIYKMVTYPFVNTGLFNVVFTGLLFWFLGSDLEARWGVRRYVQYLIIAVFVNAFAYTLFALFMGGATINYPFHGMAFLSSAMCVSYACIYPDRIFQFFMIIPVKAKYFCLILAGMNVYQGFFTPGGAQAFANIASMIFGAVFVLGFRALGNYIRNQGPRISPKRGGKKASKKKKSHLRLVDDEERPNPDEPRFWQ from the coding sequence ATGCAAAATATTTATCTGCCGCCATTAACAAAGGTAAACAAGTATCTCATCGGGATTATTGTCGCATCCTTTGTCATTAGCGCAGTCTTTGCACAATTTCTAAATATTTCTCTTGTTAATATTTTAGGCCTCAATGTTTCGGCACTAAGGATGGGCCTAATTTATAAGATGGTAACTTATCCATTTGTAAATACGGGCCTATTCAATGTCGTCTTCACAGGACTTCTTTTCTGGTTTCTTGGAAGTGATCTTGAAGCACGCTGGGGAGTAAGAAGATACGTTCAGTATCTTATCATAGCAGTTTTTGTGAATGCTTTTGCTTACACTCTCTTTGCACTTTTTATGGGTGGGGCAACGATCAACTATCCATTTCACGGGATGGCATTTTTATCATCTGCAATGTGTGTGAGCTATGCTTGTATTTATCCGGATCGTATTTTTCAATTCTTTATGATCATCCCGGTTAAGGCCAAGTACTTCTGTTTAATTCTGGCAGGAATGAATGTATATCAAGGCTTCTTTACTCCTGGTGGAGCACAGGCTTTTGCAAATATCGCTTCGATGATCTTTGGTGCTGTGTTTGTCTTAGGTTTTAGGGCCCTTGGTAATTATATTCGTAATCAAGGTCCTCGTATTTCCCCTAAGAGAGGTGGAAAGAAGGCAAGCAAGAAAAAGAAGAGTCATCTGCGTCTCGTTGATGATGAGGAGCGTCCAAATCCTGATGAGCCTAGGTTTTGGCAGTAG
- the mce gene encoding methylmalonyl-CoA epimerase — translation MFNKDCFLDHIAIAVENLDNAEKIYRDLGLEFNHREVVEDQQVTTSFAHIDENAHVELLEPINGQGPIAKYLEKKGPGIHHMCYRVPDVVKKSQELRDLGYNLLYEAPRKGANNCLVNFIHPKSTGGVLIEIAQKM, via the coding sequence ATGTTTAATAAAGATTGTTTCCTAGATCATATTGCGATTGCAGTTGAGAATCTAGATAATGCCGAAAAAATTTATCGTGACTTAGGTTTAGAGTTTAATCACCGAGAAGTGGTTGAAGATCAACAAGTGACGACTTCTTTTGCTCATATTGATGAAAATGCTCATGTTGAATTACTTGAACCAATTAATGGTCAGGGCCCAATTGCTAAGTATCTTGAGAAAAAAGGCCCAGGGATTCACCATATGTGTTATCGCGTTCCTGATGTTGTAAAAAAGTCACAAGAGCTTAGGGACTTAGGTTATAATCTTCTCTATGAAGCGCCACGCAAGGGAGCGAATAATTGTTTAGTCAACTTTATTCACCCTAAATCAACAGGTGGAGTTCTCATCGAAATTGCTCAAAAAATGTAA
- a CDS encoding asparaginase domain-containing protein — translation MENHVHDIQLISTGGTIEKSYSESDGSLKNRDSFIRQTIIDRLRLPYTKLHITNIINKDSLYFTDYDRQVLLKTIKAQLEKNIPLIVLHGTDTMAKSAKFVYDALDGAKDLQVPIIFTGAMKPMGFVDSDAFQNVTESLYAAKIVEAGIYISFHGQLFKVPGVRKNHAKRTFEYIED, via the coding sequence ATGGAAAACCATGTTCACGATATACAATTAATTTCAACAGGTGGAACAATCGAGAAGTCATATAGTGAAAGTGATGGATCTTTAAAGAATCGCGATTCCTTTATACGCCAGACCATTATTGATCGCCTTAGGCTTCCATACACTAAGCTTCATATTACAAATATCATCAATAAAGACTCTTTGTATTTTACAGACTACGACCGTCAAGTGCTGCTAAAGACAATTAAGGCACAGTTGGAGAAAAATATTCCACTTATCGTTCTTCACGGAACTGATACTATGGCAAAGTCTGCTAAATTTGTTTATGACGCTCTAGACGGTGCAAAGGACCTTCAGGTACCGATTATTTTTACTGGTGCTATGAAGCCAATGGGCTTTGTTGATAGCGATGCATTTCAAAATGTTACAGAAAGCCTATATGCTGCTAAAATAGTAGAAGCTGGTATTTATATTTCATTTCACGGCCAACTATTTAAGGTTCCTGGTGTTAGAAAGAATCATGCTAAGCGAACTTTTGAATATATTGAAGATTAG
- the htpG gene encoding molecular chaperone HtpG — MTNRTGQISVATSDIFPIIKKWLYSEHDIFIRELIANGSDAITKRSTLARQTGAELPTGKISVAVDKEAKTITVTDNGIGMTEEEVEKYIAQLAFSGAEEFIKKMEDAGGESNKDIIGKFGLGFYSAFMVAGKVEVDSLSMTEGATATKWTCEGDTEYTFSDSDKKEIGTTITLHINEDSLEFLNKWKLNETLSNHCDFMPYEIALSDVNEKDEDGTQKAATVINDTNPIWKRDPKELTDEDYKSLYRKLFPMDGEPLFWIHLNVDHPFTLNGILFFPKYNPMKPVGDKNIRLYCRQVFVSDNVKNIIPEFLGLLKGAIDSHDIPLNVSRSSLQGDPNVRKISNYIVKKVAEALKLLNKKDREKYESIWEDIGLFVKYGCVSDEKFDAIMRERALFKTNEGKFVTLNQYLESVPEEYAEKMTGKILYYEKDAANQSLLTQLKEAGIWALETDNHIDPHFIQHSEMKKFKKGEEEIEIKFVSVDSEIENLLGSETTSEDDIKVKEMFAKFLDIKLEEKEGEAPASKGLEIGRMANAQTPAYFKVDESMKRFAQMTQSMGGGQQFPVKKTLVVNTSNPLVQSAFKIHASGKNENLAKKLCQHVEDLAGISSEGLKPEERDVFVKRSQELISELSNQIN; from the coding sequence ATGACTAATCGCACAGGACAAATTTCCGTTGCTACAAGTGACATTTTTCCAATTATTAAGAAATGGCTTTACTCAGAGCATGATATTTTCATCCGCGAGCTAATTGCCAACGGAAGTGATGCTATTACAAAGAGGTCAACTCTAGCGCGTCAAACAGGAGCAGAACTACCAACAGGTAAGATTTCGGTGGCCGTTGATAAAGAAGCAAAGACCATCACCGTTACAGATAACGGAATTGGGATGACTGAAGAAGAGGTTGAAAAGTATATTGCACAACTCGCCTTCTCTGGTGCGGAAGAGTTTATCAAAAAAATGGAAGATGCTGGTGGCGAATCGAATAAAGATATCATAGGTAAATTTGGTCTAGGTTTCTATTCCGCCTTTATGGTTGCAGGAAAAGTAGAAGTTGACTCACTCTCAATGACAGAAGGCGCTACGGCCACAAAGTGGACTTGTGAAGGTGATACTGAATACACTTTCTCAGATTCAGATAAAAAAGAAATTGGGACAACAATCACTCTCCATATTAACGAAGACTCTCTTGAGTTTTTAAATAAATGGAAGCTAAATGAAACTCTTTCTAACCATTGTGATTTCATGCCATATGAAATTGCACTAAGTGATGTTAATGAGAAAGATGAAGACGGAACTCAGAAGGCCGCAACAGTTATCAATGATACAAATCCAATTTGGAAGCGTGATCCTAAAGAATTAACAGATGAAGACTACAAGAGCCTTTATCGCAAACTATTTCCAATGGATGGCGAGCCTCTATTTTGGATTCACCTAAATGTTGATCACCCGTTTACATTAAATGGTATTTTATTCTTCCCTAAGTACAATCCAATGAAGCCAGTTGGAGATAAGAATATCCGTCTCTACTGTCGTCAGGTCTTTGTCTCAGATAACGTAAAAAATATTATTCCTGAGTTTCTTGGCCTTCTAAAAGGTGCTATTGACTCACATGACATTCCTCTAAACGTTTCTCGCTCTTCTTTACAAGGTGATCCAAACGTAAGAAAAATCTCTAATTATATCGTTAAGAAAGTTGCCGAAGCACTTAAACTTCTTAATAAGAAAGATAGAGAAAAGTATGAGAGTATCTGGGAAGACATTGGACTTTTTGTAAAATACGGTTGTGTATCTGATGAAAAATTTGATGCAATTATGCGTGAACGCGCCCTATTTAAAACAAATGAGGGAAAATTTGTTACACTTAACCAATACCTAGAGTCAGTACCTGAAGAGTACGCAGAGAAAATGACCGGAAAAATTTTATACTATGAAAAGGATGCGGCAAACCAATCTCTACTAACTCAACTTAAAGAAGCTGGTATTTGGGCACTTGAAACAGACAACCATATTGATCCACACTTTATTCAACACTCGGAGATGAAGAAATTCAAGAAGGGTGAAGAAGAAATTGAAATCAAGTTCGTAAGTGTTGACTCAGAAATTGAAAACCTTTTAGGAAGCGAAACAACTTCTGAAGACGATATAAAAGTTAAAGAGATGTTTGCAAAATTTCTTGATATCAAGCTTGAAGAAAAAGAAGGTGAAGCGCCAGCAAGCAAGGGCCTTGAAATCGGTCGTATGGCCAATGCTCAGACTCCTGCATACTTTAAAGTTGATGAGTCAATGAAGCGTTTTGCTCAAATGACGCAATCAATGGGTGGTGGGCAGCAGTTCCCGGTAAAGAAAACTCTTGTTGTAAATACATCGAACCCACTTGTTCAAAGTGCATTTAAAATCCACGCCAGTGGAAAGAATGAAAACCTAGCAAAGAAGCTTTGTCAGCATGTTGAAGACCTAGCGGGAATTTCTAGCGAGGGGCTAAAGCCAGAAGAAAGAGATGTATTCGTTAAACGCTCGCAAGAACTTATTAGCGAATTATCTAATCAAATCAATTAA
- a CDS encoding TraR/DksA family transcriptional regulator — MNNEQKEHFKNLFINLKNQLVSATGSVEQVLTNQTSGDIIDQTSNERDAQLKLKLMGRDKFLLNKVDRALEKIASGTFGECEECGDEISIKRLHARPIATCCISCKEELEREENSRTYEKRSHTNGNAMSAHNKNVAFKHADGMDENTNVVSIETFARSFDEKNAAF; from the coding sequence ATGAACAATGAACAAAAAGAACATTTCAAAAACTTATTCATTAATCTTAAAAATCAGCTGGTCAGTGCAACAGGAAGTGTCGAGCAAGTACTAACTAATCAGACCAGTGGTGACATTATCGACCAAACTTCAAATGAAAGAGATGCTCAACTAAAACTTAAGCTTATGGGAAGAGATAAATTTCTACTGAACAAAGTTGATCGTGCTCTTGAAAAAATCGCTAGCGGTACTTTCGGGGAGTGTGAAGAGTGTGGTGATGAAATCTCAATCAAAAGACTTCATGCAAGACCAATCGCAACTTGTTGCATTTCTTGTAAAGAAGAGCTTGAAAGAGAGGAGAATTCTCGTACATATGAAAAGCGTTCTCATACAAATGGAAATGCAATGAGTGCACATAATAAGAATGTAGCTTTTAAGCATGCCGATGGAATGGATGAAAATACAAATGTTGTTTCTATTGAAACATTCGCAAGAAGCTTTGATGAGAAGAATGCAGCATTTTAA
- a CDS encoding FliG C-terminal domain-containing protein → MSKNSKESGFEAILEAISLMNKEEKETLITNITKMDFDLADKLRASMYRLKDLQFITPQMMSEFLREVKTESLAKALKLEEEEVRDGILAKLPKSIREDILFFIQKKLPKSQALEAHQEVMLIYSKMIDDERLIISRDDKLV, encoded by the coding sequence ATGTCGAAAAACTCTAAAGAGTCTGGATTTGAAGCAATTCTTGAGGCCATCTCTTTAATGAATAAAGAAGAGAAGGAAACCTTAATTACAAATATTACAAAAATGGATTTTGATTTAGCTGATAAATTGCGTGCAAGTATGTATCGCTTAAAAGATTTACAATTCATCACACCACAAATGATGAGTGAATTCTTAAGGGAAGTTAAGACTGAAAGCTTAGCAAAGGCGTTAAAGCTTGAAGAAGAAGAGGTTCGCGATGGTATTCTTGCAAAGCTACCTAAGAGTATTCGTGAAGACATTCTTTTTTTTATCCAAAAAAAACTTCCCAAGTCTCAGGCCCTAGAGGCCCATCAAGAAGTTATGTTAATCTATTCAAAGATGATTGATGACGAACGTCTAATTATCTCGCGAGATGATAAGCTCGTATAA
- the rfaD gene encoding ADP-glyceromanno-heptose 6-epimerase, whose product MILVTGGAGFIGSVLVAKLNELGRDDIIIVDRFDHNEKWKNLKGVKYAEYFHADEFIDIQLEEVHKQISCIYHMGACSSTTEMDMDYLMTNNVGHSKFYFDLACDLNIPYIYASSAATYGDGELGYEDKEEEVGKLRPLNPYGYSKQLFDEWVLNQTDRPKHWFGLKFFNVYGPNEYHKEEMRSLVHKAFEQINEVGKVKLFKSHKEGYEDGKQLRDFVYVKDVVNAIIELSEREMAKHSGIYNIGTGRADSFLNLVNQTFIAMGREPNVEFIDMPMHLRNQYQYYTQADMDKFRKILPNFEFRIVDEGVADYVKNHLMKDNPYVEKL is encoded by the coding sequence GTGATTCTAGTAACTGGTGGCGCTGGCTTTATCGGAAGCGTTCTCGTTGCTAAGTTAAATGAGCTTGGACGTGATGATATTATCATTGTTGATCGTTTTGATCACAATGAGAAGTGGAAGAACTTAAAAGGCGTAAAGTATGCCGAGTACTTTCACGCCGATGAGTTTATCGATATTCAACTTGAAGAAGTTCATAAACAAATTTCTTGCATCTATCACATGGGTGCCTGTTCGTCGACAACTGAAATGGATATGGACTATTTAATGACTAATAATGTAGGACATTCAAAATTCTATTTTGACTTGGCCTGTGATTTAAATATTCCTTATATCTATGCTTCCTCTGCCGCTACTTATGGTGATGGTGAGCTTGGCTACGAGGACAAGGAAGAGGAAGTTGGAAAACTTCGTCCACTAAATCCTTATGGATATTCAAAACAATTATTTGATGAGTGGGTTCTAAATCAGACTGATCGTCCAAAGCATTGGTTTGGATTAAAATTCTTCAATGTCTATGGCCCTAACGAGTATCACAAAGAAGAAATGCGCTCTCTTGTTCATAAGGCCTTTGAACAGATAAATGAAGTTGGTAAAGTTAAACTTTTTAAGTCTCATAAAGAAGGCTATGAAGATGGTAAGCAGCTTCGCGATTTTGTCTATGTTAAGGATGTAGTTAATGCGATTATCGAATTATCAGAGAGGGAGATGGCCAAGCACTCTGGTATTTATAATATCGGCACTGGCCGTGCAGACAGTTTTCTTAATTTAGTTAATCAAACATTCATTGCTATGGGACGAGAGCCTAATGTCGAATTTATCGATATGCCAATGCATCTACGTAATCAATACCAATACTACACGCAAGCTGATATGGATAAATTTAGAAAGATTCTTCCTAATTTCGAGTTTCGTATTGTTGATGAAGGTGTTGCCGACTATGTTAAGAATCACTTGATGAAGGACAATCCATATGTCGAAAAACTCTAA
- a CDS encoding DUF4149 domain-containing protein: MKSLLKKHVLLSLIFGVCLSWFFATVFIDFIAAPNIFRNVSSLKEAGTLGGIIFTSFNIIEMIFAVLLIIATFLYRKKGKTTFIMKFIAVTTLVLAIVYTTQLSPGIRDSQIAKSNYTHTDEEYQVFEDKLRGYHKLYVRLDSYKLLALLTMCGVSLAALMKLESKEGEA; encoded by the coding sequence ATGAAATCACTACTAAAGAAACACGTATTATTAAGTTTAATTTTTGGCGTCTGCCTTTCATGGTTTTTTGCAACGGTCTTTATTGACTTCATTGCAGCTCCTAATATCTTTCGAAATGTTAGCTCTTTAAAAGAAGCGGGGACTCTCGGTGGGATTATTTTCACTTCATTTAATATCATTGAAATGATCTTTGCCGTGCTACTTATCATCGCTACATTTCTCTATAGGAAAAAAGGTAAGACAACTTTTATTATGAAGTTCATCGCTGTAACAACTCTCGTTCTAGCAATCGTGTATACGACTCAGCTTTCTCCTGGTATTCGAGACTCACAGATTGCGAAATCAAACTACACTCATACTGATGAAGAGTATCAGGTTTTCGAAGATAAACTAAGAGGTTATCACAAGCTCTATGTTCGTCTTGATAGCTATAAACTCCTGGCCCTTTTAACAATGTGTGGAGTCTCTCTTGCAGCTCTAATGAAATTAGAAAGCAAAGAAGGTGAGGCGTGA
- the tatC gene encoding twin-arginine translocase subunit TatC, whose protein sequence is MGLIDHLEELRSALIKILIIILVSFVVCYAYGDLIQEILLRPLRNALGDSGGGKVVYLGLLDKVLSQFQVAFYSSVIVSCPLWFYQVWKFISPGLYDHEKKAVKPFLIIGLFLFATGVSFGYFIVFPLTFETLMGFGVQNVEATIGLKDYLVLSSKVLVFLGLIFQLPNILLILGFMGIVTKQSLAKMRRYVYVGFALVSAMLTPPDVITMMGLWVPLVALFELGILAVALIVHPYLSRHHMK, encoded by the coding sequence ATGGGATTAATTGACCATTTAGAAGAGTTACGCTCTGCGCTTATTAAGATACTAATCATCATTTTAGTATCTTTTGTTGTTTGCTATGCCTATGGTGACCTTATCCAAGAGATTTTACTAAGACCACTTAGAAACGCTTTAGGAGATTCAGGTGGGGGCAAAGTTGTTTATCTTGGACTACTTGATAAGGTACTTTCTCAATTTCAGGTAGCATTTTACTCAAGTGTTATTGTTTCTTGTCCTTTATGGTTTTACCAAGTTTGGAAGTTTATCTCGCCTGGTCTCTACGATCATGAGAAGAAGGCCGTTAAGCCTTTCCTTATTATAGGCCTCTTTCTTTTCGCTACTGGTGTAAGCTTTGGCTACTTCATTGTCTTTCCTCTCACATTTGAAACGTTAATGGGATTCGGAGTACAGAATGTAGAAGCAACAATTGGCCTTAAGGATTATCTCGTTCTTTCAAGTAAGGTTCTCGTTTTTCTAGGACTTATTTTTCAATTACCAAATATACTTCTTATTCTCGGTTTTATGGGAATAGTGACTAAGCAGTCGTTAGCAAAAATGAGACGCTATGTATACGTTGGTTTTGCTCTGGTCTCTGCCATGCTGACTCCTCCTGATGTAATTACAATGATGGGGCTTTGGGTTCCACTTGTTGCTCTTTTTGAATTGGGGATCTTGGCCGTTGCGTTAATTGTTCACCCATATCTTTCTCGTCATCACATGAAATAG
- a CDS encoding (2Fe-2S)-binding protein, whose translation MNTTLIAPDLKINNPCRIELRFSKHNEVREFFVESDDCSLKELIVKTLERAKNSKSQLLIEIEDTLRQNAQKSLELFSLYKEVLSYFSPNQLMAIDTENTLCRCFGVSRSEVAALIERGASDALTVTNLSKAAGGCGSCLSDIIPMFKTSREEKVIPAVSFNAFKKDMVAGKRPYQFLLEDIYPLAEKLGGISIEGLIGHHLYIIGDEEAMSSKEFVSQITAQDSELSIFFI comes from the coding sequence GTGAATACGACTCTAATCGCACCAGATTTAAAAATTAATAATCCATGTCGAATTGAGCTTAGGTTTTCTAAGCACAATGAAGTGCGTGAGTTTTTTGTCGAAAGTGATGATTGCTCTTTAAAAGAGCTCATTGTTAAGACTCTTGAAAGAGCAAAGAACTCTAAAAGCCAATTATTAATTGAAATTGAAGATACTCTTAGGCAAAACGCACAAAAGTCACTAGAGCTATTTAGCTTATACAAAGAAGTATTAAGTTACTTCTCTCCTAATCAACTTATGGCCATTGATACAGAGAATACTCTGTGTCGATGTTTTGGTGTTAGTCGCAGTGAAGTTGCTGCGCTAATAGAAAGGGGAGCAAGTGATGCTTTAACTGTTACGAACCTATCAAAGGCCGCAGGTGGATGTGGTTCTTGTCTTTCAGATATCATCCCAATGTTTAAAACAAGCCGCGAAGAAAAAGTAATTCCAGCTGTGAGTTTCAATGCCTTTAAAAAAGATATGGTAGCAGGTAAAAGGCCCTATCAATTTCTATTAGAAGATATTTACCCTTTAGCTGAAAAGCTTGGAGGAATTAGTATCGAGGGACTTATTGGCCATCATCTCTATATTATTGGTGACGAAGAGGCCATGAGTTCTAAAGAGTTTGTTTCTCAAATAACGGCACAGGACTCTGAGTTAAGTATTTTCTTTATTTAG
- the map gene encoding type I methionyl aminopeptidase, protein MISIKSKREIELMRATSKLAASTLEYIEPFVKPGVSTEELNNLCHEYIIKNGAYPSPLNYHGFPKSVCTSLNEVVCHGIPNTKDVLKDGDILNIDVTTYLNKFHGDTNKTFLVGNVSDEVRKLVDVTYQCMMEGIKQVRPGGHIGDIGASIMEIAHDHGYGVVEDYCGHGIGREFHEDPQVVHVGKRGKGAEMKPGMTFTIEPMINLGTKDCKVLKDGWTVLTRDKKWSAQFEHTILVTESGFEILTLRSDEVHP, encoded by the coding sequence ATGATATCGATCAAGTCGAAACGCGAAATTGAATTAATGAGAGCTACGTCGAAGTTAGCGGCATCAACTCTTGAGTATATTGAACCATTCGTAAAACCAGGTGTAAGCACAGAGGAATTAAATAATCTTTGTCATGAATATATTATTAAAAATGGTGCATATCCATCACCATTAAATTATCACGGTTTTCCAAAGTCTGTTTGTACTTCACTTAATGAAGTTGTCTGTCATGGAATTCCAAATACAAAAGATGTTCTCAAAGATGGTGATATTTTAAATATCGATGTCACAACATACTTAAATAAATTCCATGGTGATACAAATAAGACCTTCCTTGTTGGAAACGTTTCTGATGAAGTTAGGAAGCTTGTTGATGTTACTTACCAGTGTATGATGGAAGGGATCAAGCAAGTTCGACCAGGTGGTCATATTGGGGATATCGGCGCTTCAATTATGGAGATTGCACATGATCACGGCTATGGCGTTGTTGAAGATTATTGTGGACACGGAATTGGACGTGAGTTCCATGAAGACCCACAAGTTGTTCATGTTGGTAAAAGAGGTAAGGGCGCGGAGATGAAGCCTGGGATGACTTTTACGATTGAGCCTATGATCAACCTTGGTACAAAAGACTGTAAAGTTCTTAAAGATGGTTGGACTGTACTTACAAGAGATAAGAAGTGGTCGGCGCAATTTGAACACACTATTTTAGTTACAGAAAGTGGCTTTGAGATTCTAACTCTTAGAAGCGATGAGGTTCATCCTTAA